DNA from Rosa rugosa chromosome 6, drRosRugo1.1, whole genome shotgun sequence:
TGAAGAGTGGTAAATGTACTGAATTAAAAGGCTTATAGAAATTACCCTGCAAGCTTTCTGGCAAGGTACAAGAAAGGTTTCTCAAAGTTGTAATTGCTCTTGGCAGAGATTTCATAGTACTGGAGATTTTTCTTCCTATGAAAGGTAACCTCCTGTGCTTTCATCTGCCTATTCTTTACATCCACCTTGTTTCCGCACAAAACAATCGGAATGTTCTCGCATACCCTGGAAGCAACAAAGAAAGCCAATTAGCTAGAAGACCATTAAGAATAAATAGGGACTGACATCAGTAGTAATATGGAATAAAACCCAACACAAACCTGCATAGGTCACGGTGCCATGTCGGGACATTCTTGTATGTCAAACGAGCAGTGACATCAAACATGATAATGGCACACTGTCCAGGAAATACTCTTCATTTCAGATGCTGAAAGCAGATCACTAATGCAGGAGAAAAGAGGTTAGTTCCAAAATAAGTTCCATTTTAGCACTGTATTATGTCCAGAGCAAgggacagaaaaaaaaatctgatttaaaagtagacctgtaaatggatcggatttggatcggatcgacctaaatccaaatccgtttacttaaaaaaaaatttgatccaaacccgctccgttaacccggcggatcgttgatagctcgatccaaatccgtatccgccgggttaacggatacccgatccgctaatccgacccgttataatttcaaataatttaaaattttaaatagtaatattaaatttatatcatgatacctcataagatattaataaaatattaaaacaacattaaaagtatcaccaaaagtagaattatattatcaaaattcttaatgcttcttagAATATTGGGTGATAGAttgtcccttagatttctgcaaaaaaattgtattagaaattcttcatattttatattatatatatatatatatatatatatatatatatatatatatatatttttgagaaaattatattttatatttttttaaaataataatatattaataaaaaataatattttattattacaaaaacgggccggatcattaatGGATCGGATCAACctagatccgtatttgatccgttaaataaatgggttaacggattcggatcattaacggatcaacggatcaaaactttcgatccaaacccgtccaatagtcacggatctggagcgggtccggatcaaaatccggtccatttacaggtctatttaaaagtaaataaacaagaatTTCTAAGACCTATTGTTTGTTGTCAAATACCTACTCCTTGTGTCCACGTATCTGTTTCCTTAATGAGTGACAGCAAAAGCTGCATATGGCATTGATACTTATATATTCTATTGCATCTCATCATTTGCTCCTTAAATCTATGTGACCTCTCTACTGGAGGAACCTTTGTTAACATTTACCAAAAGGTCTGCATACTGAGTTTCCTAAATTAGTCTTCCTATTTTGAGGAAATTTCATCTTGATGTCAAGAAATAGGCTGCCAATTAAAAGTCTAGCACAACTGACAAAGTTATGAATGAAACCTTTTACTTATAAATAAGAAGCCATTTTAAAGTTTCTTATTTACTCCAAATCACAAATATTATAATCTCTGAAAAAAGCAGCTAAGCACAAGTCTTTCAATTGATAATTCCATTCTGAAACCCCAAACAGAGTTTAAGGGGAATTTAATCGAACACCTGGTGTGCGATAAACACCCACTTCCACAAAAACAATCATTTCAAGAGAAAAAATTGCATCGATCTATCTCAAAATtcatattgaaaaagaaaacgaTTCTAGACTGAGAGTAACAATAATTCAGACAAACTCTTAACACAGACTCTAGCTAAGCAACCAACAAAGATATCAATAGCAACATCAATGGCCTCACAGAAATTTCAAATAAGCAAATTTCGATCATGATAAAATAAGATAGAGGTGTACCTTTGAATTTGTATGGTGCTTCAGAGCTGAATCATTGATGATAAGATCTCAGTTCTTCAGGTGCAGATGAagctctgagagagagagaaagagagagagcagaaaTCAATTTAATCGAAAATGAATCAGGAAATTTCAAGGTTCGAAGATGCAAAATCCAAatacaaaatcaaattcaacagAAAGATCAGAAAACCTAAATCAAAGCACCGACGGCGAATTGCTTGTGAGCTGGTTCACCGACGGCGAGAGAAACGCTCTCCGGTTGCGGATGCAGAATCCAACATGAATAAGGAGGATTAGGAGGACGAATCTGATCTCGGCGGACTCGTGATTCGAGCTCTTGCGGTAATCGGTGATGGCGGTGCGACGTCGTACAGCGTCTTCCGTCTTGGTCGACGTCATCGCGGCGGTGCTTGGGAGGAGAAATGAGACAAAGGAAGGCCCGGCTCTCAAGGCTTTTGGGAGAAGAAGAAATCGATGGTTCTCGTCCCTtatcggacgagagagagagagagagatcagatAAGGGAGAGCGGGGTTTAAACCTCTGATATGAGAGGGAGAGATAATTAACAAATTTTCTAGCGCTTTTTTACTGCCAAAACACGGCGTGCTTTCAACGCACGCCCTAAATTTTGTTCTAAAAATGAGAGTTTTACGGCGTGTATTTAATGCACGCCTTAAATGATACTCATTTACGGCACGCATtaaatgtgcgccgtaaatcaCGTGTCGTGAATAATCATTTTTCCTGTAGTATGTGGAATAGAACCCGTGAAATTATTTATAACCTCACTTCACATCTCACTTGGACTTAGCGGGTGTGGTGTTTTTATTTCAGTAGACATTGATGTATTATTAAGAGATTCGTTCAATTATATTCCTCAAATTGTCATTTGCAATTTTTTCTCTTCAGCTTCTCCCTTCACTAAGAACATGAATCTTCTAGGGAATGGGAGACAAAACATTATGAAGGAGTctcaaatatgaaaaaaaatcgaTCAAAACCAGTACACTTTCTTCatctttgaacaaaaattacctCTTTTTATAACATcaacaaaaatatcattttgtcATTTTtgtaataggaaaaaaaaagtagtcATTTTGCCATGAAAATTGTCTATACTACATTTCATTTACAACTTTATTGTGAGATTTCAACATAAATTTTTGTCTTTAATGTCTCGTAGTCTTTCATAAACTATTGCAATGTTTTGCAATTTTCGTTAACTTTCGTAGTGTTTCATCTATAAAGGATATTTTAAATATTTCACGTgacaaaatgaccatttttgtTGAAGTCATGAAAAAAGGCTATTTTTATTCTCCAACTATTT
Protein-coding regions in this window:
- the LOC133713800 gene encoding GTP-binding nuclear protein Ran1B-like, translated to MFDVTARLTYKNVPTWHRDLCRVCENIPIVLCGNKVDVKNRQMKAQEVTFHRKKNLQYYEISAKSNYNFEKPFLYLARKLAG